In Candidatus Polarisedimenticolia bacterium, the following are encoded in one genomic region:
- a CDS encoding MopE-related protein, which yields MGLRRAVILLALMVAGAVPVFANWTASGTFRYVDREFDQSGFTGVEPSLPIRFATVQVRDANANGGNALLATGSTDASGNFSIAVNDSKTRTVLVRILTNSTAIATLFLKVENIIIPKNPYAVSSANVPNHSPSTNVNFGTITAAIGAGGEAFNLYDVALRSVDYIAALNGARPGSTNLLTLEWEPNAGATTSTYDPANKRIRVGDVSGYNDTVVLHETGHYAYHLNSGNDNPGGVHHLTDCNQDIRLAYDEGRATWFGQSVRRFYGLSRPDLYVKTTGAPGPGNLDFYFNVESETPYYCDGGASEVSVYAALWDINDGAGTADGSPGVDDDTLSRPDADNWDVDKNYVITATNRSIEDFWDGWFTRGKGFKSSMEATFDLTNIEFFQDASEPNDTSGTAMPNAGNGSPVHLTYFSDSNGDGIGSADNDFFSFNASAGNPYTIETLNSWGDANTSLELLASNGSTVLATGSTLINYTPSSSGTLYVRSFHAADFGIYGSYDLKISGNAVADNDGDTYNNLVDCNDNDPSIHPGATEICDGIDQNCDGVRDEGFPNADGDGWAACGGDCNDSNAAINPGATEVCNGVDDNCAGGIDEGFDGDGDGYTSCGGDCNNANAAIHPGATEVCNGVDDNCAGGIDEGFDLDGDGFTTCGGDCNDANPAVRPNATENCTNGIDDNCNNLTDGQEPSCQVDTVVITKAEWKTAGKKLTIWATSTAAPSATLTVVGFGTMTYDSVNNRYTLTRNNVGNPGTVTVTSSQGGSDTEPVTVL from the coding sequence ATGGGCCTCCGCAGAGCAGTCATCCTCCTGGCATTGATGGTGGCGGGAGCCGTTCCCGTCTTCGCCAACTGGACGGCGAGCGGCACCTTCCGCTACGTCGACCGTGAATTCGACCAGAGTGGTTTCACCGGCGTGGAGCCTTCGCTCCCGATCCGCTTCGCCACCGTGCAGGTGCGCGATGCCAACGCCAACGGAGGCAACGCGCTGTTGGCGACCGGTTCCACCGACGCCAGCGGCAATTTCAGCATTGCCGTGAACGACTCGAAGACCCGCACGGTACTGGTGCGGATCCTGACGAACTCCACCGCGATCGCGACGCTGTTCCTGAAGGTGGAGAACATCATCATCCCCAAGAACCCCTATGCCGTCTCGAGCGCCAATGTCCCGAACCACAGTCCCAGTACCAACGTGAACTTCGGCACCATCACGGCGGCGATCGGCGCGGGTGGCGAGGCGTTCAACCTTTACGACGTTGCGCTGCGCTCGGTGGACTACATCGCCGCGCTGAACGGCGCGCGGCCCGGCTCGACCAACCTCCTGACCCTGGAATGGGAGCCGAATGCGGGTGCGACGACGTCGACCTATGACCCCGCCAACAAGCGGATCCGCGTCGGCGACGTTTCGGGCTACAACGATACGGTCGTTCTGCACGAAACCGGCCATTACGCCTACCATCTGAACTCCGGCAACGACAATCCCGGCGGTGTGCACCACCTCACCGACTGCAACCAGGACATCCGCCTGGCCTACGACGAAGGACGCGCCACCTGGTTCGGTCAGTCGGTAAGGCGGTTCTACGGCCTGTCGAGGCCCGATCTCTACGTCAAGACCACCGGCGCGCCGGGACCGGGCAACCTCGATTTCTACTTCAACGTGGAGAGCGAGACGCCCTACTACTGCGACGGCGGCGCCAGCGAGGTTTCGGTCTACGCGGCACTATGGGACATCAACGACGGCGCCGGCACGGCCGACGGCTCGCCGGGCGTGGACGACGACACCCTGTCGCGCCCGGATGCCGACAACTGGGACGTCGACAAGAACTACGTGATCACGGCCACGAACCGCAGCATCGAGGACTTCTGGGACGGCTGGTTCACGCGCGGCAAGGGCTTCAAATCTTCCATGGAAGCGACCTTCGACCTGACGAACATCGAGTTCTTCCAGGACGCGAGCGAGCCGAACGACACCTCCGGGACGGCCATGCCCAACGCAGGCAACGGCTCCCCGGTCCATCTGACCTATTTCTCCGACTCGAACGGGGACGGCATCGGCTCCGCCGACAACGACTTCTTTTCTTTCAATGCCTCGGCCGGGAACCCCTACACCATCGAGACGCTGAACTCGTGGGGGGACGCGAATACCTCTCTCGAGCTGCTCGCCTCGAACGGAAGCACGGTCCTCGCCACGGGCTCGACCTTGATTAACTACACCCCGTCCAGCAGCGGGACCCTCTACGTGCGCTCCTTCCATGCCGCGGATTTCGGCATCTACGGCTCCTATGATCTCAAGATCAGCGGCAACGCCGTGGCGGACAACGACGGAGACACCTACAACAACCTGGTCGACTGCAACGACAATGATCCCTCGATCCACCCCGGAGCGACTGAGATTTGTGACGGGATCGACCAGAACTGCGACGGGGTGCGCGATGAGGGGTTCCCCAACGCCGACGGTGACGGCTGGGCCGCCTGCGGCGGCGACTGCAACGACAGCAACGCCGCGATCAATCCCGGCGCGACCGAGGTCTGCAACGGGGTGGACGACAATTGCGCCGGCGGGATCGATGAAGGCTTCGACGGCGACGGCGACGGCTACACCAGCTGCGGCGGCGACTGCAACAACGCCAACGCCGCGATCCACCCGGGTGCGACCGAGGTCTGCAATGGGGTGGACGATAATTGCGCCGGCGGGATCGACGAAGGGTTCGACCTCGACGGCGACGGGTTCACGACCTGCGGCGGCGATTGCAACGACGCCAATCCGGCGGTGCGGCCGAACGCGACCGAGAACTGCACCAACGGCATCGACGACAACTGCAACAATCTGACCGATGGCCAGGAGCCCAGCTGCCAGGTCGACACCGTCGTGATTACCAAGGCGGAGTGGAAGACCGCCGGGAAGAAGCTGACCATCTGGGCCACCAGCACCGCCGCTCCGAGCGCCACGCTCACGGTGGTGGGCTTCGGGACCATGACTTACGATTCGGTCAACAACCGGTACACCCTGACGAGAAACAACGTGGGCAATCCGGGCACCGTCACGGTGACTTCGAGCCAGGGAGGTTCCGACACCGAGCCGGTCACCGTCCTCTAG